The Fusobacterium perfoetens genome window below encodes:
- a CDS encoding methionine ABC transporter ATP-binding protein, giving the protein MILIEKVNKIYSNGFHAVKNVDLEIKKGDIFGIIGLSGAGKSSLIRLINRLEEPTSGKVIIDGVDITSLSKTELLEKRKKIGMIFQHFNLLSSRTVGENVAFALEIAKWDKNKIQERVKDLLELVELSDKINYYPNQLSGGQKQRVAIARALANNPDILLSDEATSALDPKTTKSILELIKSIQKKLGLTVVMITHQMEVIKEICNKVAVMSGGQIVEKGGVHHIFSDPQSDITKELISYLPSTDEKGIEVMKHKGQHIVKLKFLGVIAEEPIISQATRKFDIDLNIISGSIDNLSTIQVGHLYVELVGNFEKQKQAIKWFEESGVIVEVIYDGI; this is encoded by the coding sequence ATGATTTTAATTGAAAAAGTCAACAAAATATACTCAAATGGCTTTCATGCAGTAAAGAATGTTGACTTAGAAATAAAAAAGGGAGATATATTTGGAATTATAGGTCTTAGTGGTGCAGGAAAATCCTCACTTATAAGGCTTATTAACAGACTTGAAGAGCCTACAAGTGGAAAAGTAATAATTGATGGAGTGGATATCACTTCTCTTTCAAAAACTGAACTTCTTGAAAAAAGAAAAAAAATAGGAATGATTTTCCAGCATTTTAATCTTCTTTCTTCAAGAACTGTAGGAGAAAATGTTGCTTTTGCATTAGAGATAGCAAAATGGGATAAAAATAAAATTCAAGAAAGAGTAAAAGATCTTTTAGAACTTGTTGAACTATCAGATAAAATAAATTATTATCCTAATCAATTAAGTGGAGGTCAGAAACAAAGAGTTGCTATTGCAAGAGCTCTTGCAAATAACCCTGATATTCTTCTTTCTGATGAAGCTACTTCAGCTCTTGATCCAAAAACTACAAAATCTATACTTGAACTTATTAAAAGTATTCAAAAAAAACTTGGACTTACTGTTGTAATGATAACACATCAAATGGAAGTTATTAAAGAAATCTGCAATAAAGTAGCTGTTATGTCTGGAGGACAGATCGTAGAAAAAGGAGGAGTACACCATATTTTCTCAGATCCTCAGTCAGATATTACAAAAGAACTTATCTCATATCTTCCAAGCACAGATGAAAAAGGAATAGAAGTTATGAAACATAAAGGACAGCATATAGTAAAACTTAAATTCTTAGGAGTAATAGCTGAAGAACCTATCATCTCCCAAGCTACCAGAAAATTTGATATTGATTTAAATATCATAAGTGGTTCTATAGATAATCTTTCTACAATACAAGTTGGACATCTTTATGTTGAACTTGTAGGAAATTTTGAAAAACAAAAACAAGCTATTAAATGGTTTGAAGAATCTGGAGTTATTGTAGAGGTGATATACGATGGTATTTAA